Proteins encoded within one genomic window of Mycolicibacterium monacense:
- the lipL gene encoding esterase/beta-lactamase LipL: MSNLSARGDGTALPHGVQGAADRNFACTLQGFSQLFPGRRFGGGALCIYLHGEPVVDVWTGYSDRRGRQYWTADTGAMVFSATKGMAATVIHRLVDRGLLEYDAPVARFWPEFGANGKERITVRDVMRHRAGLSHLNGVRKEDLLDHLAMEQRLAASPVNRLLHGHPAYHALTYGWLVSGLARAVTGQGMGDLIRTELAGPLNTDGLHLGRPPAHAPTRAAQILAPQSTLANPVFNFVAPKVAALQFSGMFGSMYFPGMKGVVQGDIPFLDAEIPSANGVATARGLARMYGAIANGGVIGGEQFLSSQVAAGLTGRPNLRPDRNIGIPLAFHLGYHSLPFGLMRGFGHVGLGGSVGWADPSSGLAIGFVHNRLLTPMLLDMGSFAGLNVLIRRDVARARRRGFQVIPDLGAPFAVPKPVAG, from the coding sequence GTGAGCAACCTCTCAGCGCGAGGCGACGGCACCGCTCTCCCGCACGGCGTGCAGGGCGCGGCGGACCGTAACTTCGCGTGCACGCTCCAGGGCTTCTCGCAGCTGTTCCCGGGTCGCCGGTTCGGAGGCGGCGCACTGTGCATCTACCTGCACGGGGAGCCGGTGGTCGACGTCTGGACCGGCTACTCGGACCGGCGCGGCAGGCAGTACTGGACCGCCGACACCGGGGCCATGGTCTTCTCGGCGACCAAGGGGATGGCCGCCACGGTCATCCACCGCCTCGTCGACCGCGGTCTGCTCGAATACGACGCGCCGGTCGCGCGGTTCTGGCCCGAGTTCGGCGCCAACGGCAAGGAGCGGATCACCGTCCGTGACGTGATGCGCCACCGCGCGGGGCTGTCGCATCTCAACGGGGTCCGCAAGGAGGATCTGCTCGACCACCTCGCGATGGAGCAGCGGCTGGCGGCGTCTCCGGTCAACAGGCTGCTCCACGGCCATCCGGCCTACCACGCGCTGACCTACGGATGGTTGGTCTCCGGGCTGGCGCGCGCGGTCACCGGCCAGGGGATGGGCGATCTGATCCGCACCGAACTGGCCGGACCGCTCAACACCGACGGGCTGCATCTGGGCCGCCCGCCGGCCCACGCGCCCACCCGGGCCGCGCAGATCCTCGCCCCGCAGAGCACGCTGGCCAATCCGGTCTTTAACTTCGTCGCCCCCAAGGTCGCCGCCCTGCAGTTCTCCGGGATGTTCGGGTCGATGTACTTCCCGGGCATGAAGGGGGTCGTTCAGGGCGACATCCCGTTCCTCGACGCCGAGATCCCGTCGGCCAACGGTGTCGCGACGGCTCGCGGGCTGGCCCGGATGTACGGCGCGATCGCCAACGGCGGCGTCATCGGTGGTGAACAGTTCCTGTCGTCGCAGGTCGCCGCCGGATTGACGGGCAGACCGAATCTGCGGCCCGACCGCAACATCGGCATCCCGCTCGCCTTCCACCTCGGCTACCACAGCCTGCCGTTCGGGCTGATGCGTGGATTCGGCCACGTCGGGCTCGGCGGATCCGTCGGCTGGGCCGACCCGTCCAGCGGCCTGGCGATCGGCTTCGTGCACAACCGACTGCTCACCCCGATGCTCCTCGACATGGGGTCCTTCGCGGGTCTGAACGTGCTGATCCGGCGCGACGTCGCCCGGGCGCGCCGGCGCGGATTCCAGGTCATACCCGATCTGGGCGCACCGTTCGCGGTGCCCAAGCCGGTTGCCGGGTAG
- the pks2 gene encoding sulfolipid-1 biosynthesis phthioceranic/hydroxyphthioceranic acid synthase, with the protein MVDAPVTPIAVIGMACRLPGGIDSPERLWEALLRGDDFVTEVPLDRWDADEYYDPEPGVPGRSVSKWGAFLDDVAGFDAEFFGISEREATAIDPQHRLLLETAWEAVEHAGIDPAALHESLTGVFIGMTHGDYQLVAADANAIEGPYGFTGNNYSLASGRISYAMGLHGPAYTVDSACSSSLLAVHMACRSLHDGESDMALAGGVSIMLEPRKMSSGSAQGMLSPTGRCHAFDVDADGFVSGEASVVLMFKRLADAQRDGDRILAVVKGSAANQDGHTVNIATPSRNAQVSVYRAALAAAGMDPATVGMVEAHGTGTPVGDPIEYAGLAEVYGIDAPCALGSVKTNFGHGQSASGAIGLMKAILSLQHATVPQNLHYTRMPDEMARVSTNLFVPQEITPWPRGEQPRRAAVSSYGLSGTNVHAVLEQAPEAPAPVVEPTDKAMLFPLSATSAEELRRTAARLADWVDAQSDGDLRDLAYTLARRRGHRPVRTSVSAATREELIKALREIADGETPYEPAVAKGERGPVWVFSGQGSQWAGMGKGLLATEPVFAAAVAELEPLIARESGFSVTEAMSAPEKVTGIDRVQPTVFAVQIALAATMKSYGVTPGAVIGHSMGESAAAVVAGGLSLEDGAKVICRRSRLMARIAGSGAMASVELPAQQVLSELAARGISDVVLSVVASPQSTVVGGAKESIRELVAEWDARGVMAREVAVDVASHSPQVDPILDELTEVLEDIEPMEPEIPYYSATLYDPRDPAEFDAYYWVDNLRHAVRFSAAVQAALEDGFRVFGELAPHPLLTHAVDQTGRSLDMSLAALAAMRREQESPDGLLSFVADVHNAGGAVDFSVIFPDGRLVDAPLPTWTHVHLMLTRDGQEQTQGGSTVAVHPLLGAHVRLPEEPERHVWQVDVGTVAQPWLGDHQVHNVAALPGAAYCEMALAASRTVFGDSAEVRDITFEAMLLLEDQTPVSSVATVKRPGVADFVVETYDEGAEVRRATAVLHGDDTAEAPAAYDVDELLTAHPERREGADLHSWFAERGISYGQAFSGLVAAHTRDDGGNTVLAEVALPGSIRSQQGAYGIHPALLDACFQAVGAHSALHADVTGTLMLPLGVRRLSAHASMRNAHYCYVTVTNVSAAAVEADIEVLDEDGAVLLTVEGLRLGSGATAGGHRERLLNERLLTIDWRTQDRPEADHVDAGRWLLIATSTDAQPEAARLSDALSGADAHVTTMVWPVEQADHAATAAHVIDRLTADHHSGVVVVTAPVRTDAAPAQGADQVRHLVRIARELPEVPGEPPRLFVLTHNAQTVLADDVANLEQAGLRGLMRVLAMEHPALRPTQVDLDPATDAAALAAQLLSGSEEDETAWRGGDFHVARLALSPLRPEERRTTVVNHETDGMRLQIRTPGDLESLELAAFDRVPPGPGEIEVSVTASNLNFADVLVAYGRYPSFEGRLPKLGADFAGVVTGVGPGVTEHQVGDRVAGISANGAWATFVTCDANLAVKLPAGVPEDRAAAVPSAHATAWYGLHDLARIGARDKVLIHSATGGVGQAAVAIAKAAGAEIYATAGSPERRKILRDMGIEHVYDSRSTAFADEIREDTAGYGVDIVLNSLPGAAQRAGLELLSFGGRFVEIGKRDIYGDSKMGLFPFRRNLAFYAVDLALLTLTNPDILRRLLETVYQQIADGVLPLPETTHYPLADGATAIRVMGAAGHTGKLVLDVPHTGQSTAVVPPENAEVFRGDGAYVVTGGMGGLGLFLAEKMAAAGCGRIVLNGRSAPNPAATAAIDRIRAGGTEVEVSLGDIADPATADRVIAAATATGLPVRGVLHAAAVVEDATLPNITDELIDRDWAPKVQGAWNLHAATLDQPLDWFCSFSSAAAMVGSPGQGAYAAANSWLDAFTHWRRAQGLPASAIAWGAWAEIGKGQGMAEDTAMAILPDDGADAFDALLRHNRGYCGYAPVAGAPWLTAFAQTSKFAEAFASIGQGGTGTSAFLTELFELPQEEWPGRLRKLVADQIGLILRRSVDSDRPLSEYGLDSLGTLEVRTRIENETGIRIGSTDITTVRALAQRLADTLAGDSGTSSSS; encoded by the coding sequence GTGGTCGATGCACCGGTCACTCCCATCGCCGTCATCGGAATGGCCTGCCGGCTGCCGGGGGGAATCGACTCTCCCGAGCGGTTGTGGGAGGCCCTCCTGCGCGGCGACGATTTCGTCACCGAGGTGCCGCTGGACCGCTGGGATGCCGACGAGTACTACGACCCCGAGCCCGGCGTGCCGGGGCGGTCGGTGTCGAAGTGGGGTGCCTTCCTCGACGACGTGGCCGGCTTCGACGCCGAGTTCTTCGGTATCAGTGAGCGGGAAGCCACGGCCATCGACCCGCAGCACCGACTGCTGCTCGAGACGGCCTGGGAGGCCGTCGAGCACGCCGGGATCGACCCGGCGGCTCTGCACGAATCACTGACCGGTGTCTTCATCGGGATGACGCACGGTGACTACCAACTCGTCGCCGCCGACGCCAACGCCATCGAAGGGCCCTACGGGTTCACCGGCAACAACTACAGCCTCGCCTCGGGTCGTATCTCCTACGCCATGGGTCTGCACGGACCCGCGTACACGGTCGACTCCGCCTGCTCGTCGAGCCTCCTGGCGGTCCACATGGCCTGCCGCAGCCTGCACGACGGTGAAAGCGATATGGCGCTCGCCGGTGGCGTCTCGATCATGCTCGAGCCGCGCAAGATGTCCTCCGGTTCGGCGCAGGGCATGCTCTCGCCCACCGGCCGTTGCCATGCGTTCGACGTCGACGCCGACGGGTTCGTCTCCGGTGAGGCCTCGGTCGTCCTCATGTTCAAGCGGCTCGCGGACGCCCAGCGCGACGGGGACCGCATCCTGGCCGTGGTCAAGGGATCGGCGGCCAACCAGGACGGCCACACCGTCAACATCGCGACGCCGTCCCGCAACGCGCAGGTTTCGGTCTACCGGGCGGCGCTCGCCGCTGCCGGGATGGATCCGGCGACGGTCGGCATGGTCGAGGCGCACGGCACCGGAACCCCGGTCGGCGACCCGATCGAGTACGCCGGCCTCGCCGAGGTGTACGGCATTGATGCGCCGTGCGCGCTCGGATCGGTGAAGACCAACTTCGGCCACGGACAGTCGGCGTCGGGCGCCATCGGCCTGATGAAGGCGATCCTGTCGCTGCAGCACGCGACGGTGCCACAGAACCTGCACTACACCCGTATGCCCGACGAGATGGCGCGGGTCAGCACCAACCTGTTCGTCCCGCAGGAGATCACCCCGTGGCCGCGCGGTGAGCAGCCCAGGCGCGCCGCGGTCTCCTCCTACGGGCTGTCCGGCACCAACGTGCACGCCGTCCTCGAGCAGGCCCCGGAAGCTCCGGCCCCGGTCGTCGAGCCGACCGACAAGGCGATGCTCTTCCCGCTGTCGGCGACCTCGGCCGAAGAACTGCGGCGCACCGCCGCACGCCTGGCCGACTGGGTGGACGCCCAGTCCGACGGGGACCTGCGCGATCTCGCCTACACCCTGGCCCGCCGGCGTGGACACCGCCCGGTGCGCACCAGCGTCAGCGCCGCCACCCGCGAAGAGCTCATCAAGGCGCTGCGAGAGATCGCCGACGGCGAGACGCCCTACGAGCCCGCGGTGGCCAAGGGTGAGCGCGGTCCGGTCTGGGTGTTCTCCGGTCAGGGGTCGCAGTGGGCCGGGATGGGCAAGGGTCTGCTGGCCACCGAACCGGTGTTCGCCGCCGCCGTGGCCGAACTCGAGCCGCTGATCGCCCGCGAGTCGGGTTTCTCGGTCACCGAGGCGATGTCCGCACCGGAGAAGGTCACCGGGATCGACCGCGTGCAGCCCACGGTGTTCGCGGTCCAGATCGCGCTCGCGGCCACCATGAAGTCCTACGGGGTGACCCCCGGCGCGGTGATCGGACACTCCATGGGGGAGTCGGCCGCGGCCGTCGTCGCCGGCGGCCTGTCGTTGGAGGACGGCGCCAAGGTGATCTGCCGCCGGTCCAGGCTGATGGCGCGCATCGCCGGATCCGGTGCGATGGCCTCGGTGGAACTCCCTGCGCAGCAAGTGCTTTCAGAACTCGCCGCCCGCGGCATCAGTGACGTGGTGCTCTCCGTGGTCGCCTCGCCGCAGTCCACCGTCGTCGGTGGCGCCAAGGAGTCCATCCGCGAACTCGTCGCCGAGTGGGACGCGCGCGGTGTGATGGCGCGTGAGGTCGCCGTCGACGTGGCGTCGCATTCGCCGCAGGTCGACCCGATTCTCGACGAGCTGACCGAGGTGCTCGAGGACATCGAGCCGATGGAGCCCGAGATCCCGTATTACTCGGCCACGCTTTACGATCCGCGTGATCCGGCCGAGTTCGACGCCTACTACTGGGTGGACAACCTGCGGCACGCCGTGCGGTTCTCCGCGGCCGTGCAGGCCGCGCTCGAGGACGGGTTCCGCGTGTTCGGCGAACTCGCCCCGCACCCGCTGCTGACCCACGCCGTCGACCAGACCGGCCGCAGCCTCGACATGAGCCTCGCCGCCCTGGCCGCGATGCGCCGTGAGCAGGAGTCGCCCGACGGTCTGCTGAGCTTCGTCGCCGACGTCCACAACGCCGGTGGCGCAGTGGACTTCTCGGTGATCTTCCCCGACGGGCGTCTCGTCGACGCGCCACTGCCCACCTGGACCCACGTCCACCTGATGCTGACCCGCGACGGCCAGGAGCAGACGCAGGGCGGTTCCACGGTGGCGGTGCACCCGCTGCTCGGCGCGCACGTCCGGCTCCCGGAGGAGCCGGAACGCCACGTGTGGCAGGTCGACGTGGGCACCGTCGCCCAGCCGTGGCTCGGCGACCACCAGGTGCACAACGTCGCGGCGCTGCCCGGTGCGGCGTACTGCGAGATGGCGCTCGCCGCGTCACGCACCGTCTTCGGCGATTCGGCCGAGGTCCGCGACATCACGTTCGAGGCCATGCTGCTGCTGGAGGACCAGACACCGGTCTCCTCGGTCGCCACCGTGAAACGGCCCGGGGTGGCCGACTTCGTGGTCGAGACCTACGACGAGGGTGCCGAGGTCCGGCGGGCCACCGCCGTGCTGCACGGTGACGACACCGCAGAGGCGCCGGCCGCCTACGACGTCGACGAACTGCTGACCGCCCACCCCGAACGCCGCGAGGGCGCCGACCTGCACAGCTGGTTCGCCGAACGCGGGATCTCCTACGGGCAGGCGTTCTCCGGTCTGGTCGCCGCCCACACCCGCGACGACGGCGGCAACACCGTCCTCGCCGAGGTGGCGCTGCCCGGTTCGATCCGCTCGCAGCAGGGCGCCTACGGAATCCATCCGGCGCTGCTGGACGCCTGCTTCCAGGCCGTCGGCGCACACTCCGCCCTACATGCGGACGTCACCGGAACGCTGATGCTCCCGCTCGGCGTGCGCCGGCTCAGCGCGCACGCCTCCATGCGCAACGCGCACTACTGCTACGTCACGGTCACCAACGTGAGCGCCGCCGCCGTCGAGGCCGACATCGAGGTGCTCGACGAGGACGGCGCCGTCCTGCTCACCGTCGAGGGGTTGCGTCTCGGCAGCGGCGCCACCGCGGGCGGACACCGGGAGCGCCTGCTCAACGAGCGGCTGCTCACGATCGACTGGCGTACCCAGGACCGGCCGGAGGCCGACCATGTGGACGCCGGCCGCTGGCTGCTGATCGCCACGTCGACCGATGCGCAGCCTGAGGCCGCCCGGTTGTCCGACGCACTGAGCGGTGCCGACGCCCATGTCACCACGATGGTGTGGCCGGTCGAGCAGGCCGATCACGCCGCGACCGCCGCTCACGTGATCGACCGCCTCACCGCCGACCACCACAGTGGTGTGGTCGTGGTGACCGCGCCCGTACGGACAGACGCCGCACCGGCGCAGGGCGCCGACCAGGTCCGCCACCTGGTCCGCATCGCGCGTGAGCTGCCCGAGGTGCCCGGCGAGCCGCCGCGGCTTTTCGTGCTGACCCACAACGCGCAGACAGTGCTGGCCGACGACGTCGCCAACCTCGAGCAGGCCGGGCTGCGTGGTCTGATGCGGGTGCTCGCCATGGAGCATCCCGCGCTGCGGCCGACCCAGGTCGACCTCGACCCCGCCACCGATGCCGCGGCCCTCGCCGCGCAGCTGCTGTCCGGTTCCGAGGAAGACGAAACCGCTTGGCGCGGTGGCGATTTCCACGTCGCACGGCTGGCGCTGAGCCCGCTGCGCCCCGAGGAGCGCCGCACGACCGTCGTCAACCACGAAACTGACGGCATGCGGCTGCAGATCCGCACCCCCGGCGACCTGGAGTCGCTGGAACTGGCCGCGTTCGACCGCGTCCCGCCGGGACCTGGTGAGATCGAGGTCTCGGTGACGGCGTCGAACCTCAACTTCGCCGACGTGCTCGTCGCCTACGGCCGCTACCCGAGCTTCGAGGGCCGGCTCCCGAAGCTGGGCGCCGACTTCGCCGGTGTGGTCACCGGCGTCGGCCCCGGTGTCACCGAACATCAGGTGGGGGACCGGGTCGCGGGGATCTCGGCCAACGGCGCATGGGCCACGTTCGTCACCTGCGACGCCAACCTCGCGGTCAAACTGCCCGCCGGTGTGCCCGAGGACCGGGCCGCCGCGGTGCCCAGCGCGCATGCCACCGCCTGGTACGGCCTGCACGACCTGGCGCGCATCGGGGCGCGCGACAAGGTGCTGATCCACTCCGCGACCGGCGGTGTGGGACAGGCCGCGGTCGCGATCGCCAAGGCCGCGGGCGCGGAGATCTACGCCACCGCCGGTAGCCCGGAGCGACGGAAGATCCTGCGGGACATGGGGATCGAGCACGTCTACGACTCCCGCAGCACCGCCTTCGCCGACGAGATCCGTGAGGATACGGCCGGCTACGGCGTCGACATCGTGCTGAACTCGCTGCCGGGCGCCGCGCAGCGTGCGGGTCTGGAACTGCTCTCCTTCGGTGGCCGTTTCGTCGAGATCGGCAAGCGTGACATCTACGGCGACAGCAAGATGGGCCTGTTCCCGTTCCGGCGCAACCTGGCGTTCTACGCGGTGGACCTGGCGCTGCTGACCCTGACCAACCCGGACATCCTGCGCCGCCTGCTGGAGACGGTGTACCAGCAGATCGCGGACGGGGTGCTGCCGCTGCCGGAGACCACGCACTACCCGCTGGCCGACGGCGCGACCGCGATCCGCGTCATGGGTGCGGCCGGGCACACCGGCAAGCTCGTACTCGACGTCCCGCACACCGGACAGAGCACCGCCGTGGTGCCGCCGGAGAACGCCGAGGTCTTCCGCGGCGACGGCGCATACGTCGTCACGGGCGGCATGGGCGGGCTGGGCCTGTTCCTCGCCGAGAAGATGGCCGCGGCGGGCTGCGGCCGGATCGTGCTCAACGGCCGCTCGGCGCCGAACCCGGCGGCGACCGCCGCGATCGACCGCATCCGCGCCGGTGGTACCGAGGTCGAGGTGTCGCTGGGTGACATCGCCGATCCCGCCACGGCAGATCGTGTGATCGCCGCGGCGACCGCCACCGGCCTGCCGGTGCGCGGTGTGCTGCACGCCGCCGCCGTGGTCGAGGACGCGACGCTGCCCAACATCACCGACGAACTGATCGACCGTGACTGGGCGCCGAAGGTGCAGGGCGCCTGGAATCTGCACGCCGCCACCCTGGATCAGCCGCTGGACTGGTTCTGCTCGTTCTCGTCGGCTGCCGCGATGGTCGGTTCGCCGGGACAGGGCGCCTACGCCGCGGCCAACAGCTGGCTCGATGCGTTCACCCACTGGCGCCGGGCCCAGGGGCTGCCGGCCTCCGCGATCGCCTGGGGTGCCTGGGCGGAGATCGGCAAGGGGCAGGGGATGGCCGAGGACACCGCGATGGCGATCCTGCCCGACGACGGTGCCGACGCCTTCGACGCGCTGCTGCGCCACAACCGCGGTTACTGCGGCTACGCACCGGTCGCGGGTGCCCCGTGGTTGACGGCGTTCGCGCAGACCAGCAAGTTCGCCGAGGCCTTCGCCTCGATCGGCCAGGGCGGCACGGGCACCAGCGCATTCCTCACCGAACTCTTCGAACTGCCGCAGGAGGAGTGGCCGGGCCGGCTGCGCAAGCTGGTCGCCGACCAGATCGGCCTGATCCTGCGCCGGTCGGTCGACTCGGACCGGCCGTTGTCCGAGTACGGGCTGGACTCGCTCGGAACGCTGGAGGTGCGCACCCGCATCGAGAACGAGACGGGCATCCGCATCGGATCGACCGACATCACCACGGTGCGGGCACTGGCCCAGCGTCTCGCCGACACGCTCGCCGGTGATTCGGGCACATCGAGTTCGTCGTGA
- a CDS encoding condensation domain-containing protein, with protein MVAIKAIHDWTGAPGTLVSWNPSATSLAKMQDAPISPVPVSYQQEQHIRGYRKHLSQGTDMARLNIPAWDMPGQCDLRAMTHVINAYIRRHDTYHSRFEFTEAGEVVRRTIRNPRDIKFVPTQHGEMTADQWRRHVLLTPDPLQWNCFGFGIIQRADHFTFYISVDHVHTDAMFMGLVLVEIHMMYATLVGGGAPLKLPDAGSYDDYCLRQREYTDSLTLESPEVQDWVRFAKSNGGTLPHFPLPLGDPAEPCSGELLTVRLLDKHQGERFEAACNAADARFIGGVFACAALTDHEFTGDSDYHIITPTTTRRTPEEFMTTGWFTGLVPVTVSVDRNSFGDTARSAQKSFDSGLDLAHVPFERVLELAESVGVRPADPGVPMVSYLDAGLPPLSPSVIAQWEGMNGKVYSDARAAFQVGMWVNRTERETTVTVAFPDNPIARESITRYLQVMMSWYLRVADGGAAGPLAGRHGAAVRRRDELVPVVGG; from the coding sequence ATGGTTGCCATCAAAGCGATCCATGACTGGACTGGCGCCCCGGGTACGCTCGTGTCCTGGAATCCGTCGGCGACGTCGCTGGCCAAGATGCAGGATGCCCCAATCAGCCCGGTGCCGGTGAGTTACCAGCAGGAGCAACACATCCGGGGTTACCGCAAGCATCTGTCGCAGGGTACGGACATGGCCCGGTTGAACATCCCGGCCTGGGACATGCCCGGCCAGTGCGACCTTCGGGCGATGACGCACGTCATCAATGCCTACATCCGTAGGCACGACACCTACCACAGCAGGTTCGAGTTCACCGAGGCCGGCGAGGTGGTGCGACGCACGATCCGCAATCCCCGTGACATCAAGTTCGTGCCGACCCAGCACGGCGAGATGACCGCAGACCAGTGGCGCCGTCACGTGCTGTTGACCCCGGATCCGTTGCAGTGGAACTGCTTCGGTTTCGGCATCATCCAGCGCGCGGACCACTTCACGTTCTACATCAGCGTCGACCACGTGCACACGGACGCGATGTTCATGGGGCTGGTGCTCGTCGAGATCCACATGATGTACGCCACGCTCGTCGGTGGCGGGGCGCCGTTGAAGCTGCCCGATGCGGGCAGCTACGACGACTACTGCCTCCGGCAGCGCGAGTACACCGACTCGTTGACGCTGGAGTCGCCCGAGGTGCAGGACTGGGTGCGGTTCGCCAAGAGCAACGGGGGCACGCTGCCGCACTTCCCGCTGCCCCTCGGTGATCCGGCCGAACCCTGCTCCGGGGAACTGCTCACCGTGCGACTGCTCGACAAGCACCAGGGCGAGCGGTTCGAAGCGGCCTGCAACGCCGCCGACGCGCGGTTCATCGGTGGCGTGTTCGCCTGCGCGGCATTGACCGATCACGAGTTCACCGGCGACTCCGACTACCACATCATCACCCCCACCACCACCCGGCGCACTCCCGAGGAGTTCATGACCACGGGCTGGTTCACCGGTCTGGTGCCGGTCACGGTGTCGGTGGACCGCAACAGCTTCGGGGACACCGCCCGTTCGGCGCAGAAGTCCTTCGACTCCGGCCTCGACCTGGCGCACGTGCCGTTCGAGCGGGTGCTCGAACTGGCCGAGTCGGTGGGCGTCCGGCCCGCCGATCCGGGCGTGCCGATGGTCTCCTACCTCGATGCCGGCCTCCCGCCGCTGTCGCCGAGCGTCATCGCCCAGTGGGAGGGCATGAACGGCAAGGTCTACAGCGACGCGCGCGCGGCCTTCCAGGTCGGGATGTGGGTCAACCGCACCGAGCGGGAAACGACTGTGACCGTGGCGTTCCCGGACAATCCGATCGCCAGGGAGTCGATCACCCGTTACCTGCAGGTGATGATGTCGTGGTACCTGCGGGTGGCCGACGGTGGCGCGGCGGGACCGCTGGCCGGTCGGCACGGGGCCGCCGTGCGGCGCCGCGACGAATTGGTACCCGTAGTCGGAGGTTGA
- a CDS encoding condensation domain-containing protein, with amino-acid sequence MAIQMRPATLRAGRGEDGGLRDDHLAYIDQAAYLQQRATGVGKLAQAVWVYEHPLNMDALKRFHANLDHSLIGRRVETSVLPFGRHRWVSAEGAPIAVSAPRSRADLSDWIDERSAVPIDPEIGPSWHLGVLPMDDGSVAISLAASHVVTDGIGLLRSIADAAEGRTRHLGYAPARSRSTLTALRADLRQTARDMPEVGRTVAAAAKLAYRRRHELRQPASPRAAAATVAEGGKPVIIPAITAFIDAKHWDSCAEMRNGTTYSLLAGFAARLAERTGRHRPDDGAVSLLIAISERTPDDTRANAVAITNACVDPARVTADLSESRIAIRQAITTLREVPDETFALLPLNPFVPKRAVKRAADIMFGDLPVSCSNLGEIDPAVGRVDGTDAEYFMLRGVDQNLTREQIERAGGQLVVASVRLGDMISLGIVSYEPGRTNTKRRLRDLTTLTLAEFDLYGEIV; translated from the coding sequence ATGGCGATCCAGATGCGCCCAGCGACGCTGAGGGCCGGGCGGGGCGAGGACGGTGGGCTCCGCGACGACCACCTGGCCTACATCGACCAGGCGGCGTACCTGCAGCAGCGCGCCACCGGCGTCGGCAAACTGGCGCAGGCGGTCTGGGTGTACGAGCACCCGCTGAACATGGACGCGCTCAAGAGGTTTCACGCCAACCTCGACCACAGTCTGATCGGCAGGCGGGTCGAGACGTCGGTGCTGCCGTTCGGTCGGCACCGGTGGGTGAGTGCCGAGGGCGCTCCGATCGCGGTCTCCGCGCCCCGGTCCCGCGCCGACCTCAGCGACTGGATCGACGAACGGTCGGCCGTGCCGATCGACCCGGAGATCGGGCCCAGCTGGCATCTCGGCGTACTGCCCATGGACGACGGTTCGGTCGCGATCAGCCTGGCGGCATCCCACGTCGTCACCGACGGGATCGGGCTGCTGCGCTCGATCGCCGACGCGGCCGAGGGACGCACCCGTCACCTCGGATACGCCCCTGCCCGTTCACGATCCACGTTGACGGCGCTGCGCGCCGACCTGCGCCAGACCGCCAGGGACATGCCCGAGGTCGGGCGCACCGTGGCCGCAGCGGCCAAACTGGCCTACCGGCGGCGCCACGAATTGCGGCAGCCCGCTTCGCCGCGCGCCGCGGCGGCGACGGTCGCCGAAGGCGGGAAACCGGTGATCATCCCCGCGATCACCGCGTTCATCGACGCCAAGCACTGGGATTCCTGTGCCGAGATGCGAAACGGCACCACGTATTCGCTGCTCGCCGGGTTCGCGGCGCGGTTGGCCGAACGCACCGGCAGGCACCGCCCCGACGACGGCGCGGTGTCGTTGTTGATCGCGATCAGTGAGCGCACCCCCGACGACACCCGCGCGAACGCGGTGGCGATCACCAATGCGTGCGTCGATCCCGCCCGGGTGACCGCGGATCTCTCGGAGAGCCGCATCGCGATCCGGCAGGCGATCACGACGCTGCGCGAGGTCCCCGACGAGACGTTCGCCCTGTTGCCGCTGAACCCGTTCGTGCCCAAACGCGCCGTCAAACGCGCCGCCGACATCATGTTCGGCGACCTACCGGTGTCGTGCTCCAACCTCGGTGAGATCGACCCCGCGGTGGGCCGGGTGGACGGCACCGACGCGGAGTACTTCATGCTGCGCGGCGTCGACCAGAACCTGACCCGCGAGCAGATCGAGCGCGCCGGTGGACAGCTCGTGGTGGCCAGTGTCCGGCTGGGCGACATGATCTCGCTCGGCATCGTGTCCTACGAACCGGGCCGCACCAACACCAAGCGCCGTCTGCGCGACCTCACGACGCTGACGCTGGCCGAGTTCGACCTCTACGGCGAGATCGTCTGA